GGAAGGACTTTGTTTACTTACACCCGTAGAAACTAATTCTGCACAGTTCGTACTCAACCCTAGATAATTAGAAGCTATTCCATTAGAAACAATAGAGTTATGAAAATTCTCCATCCAGTTGAATACTATCGAACGCTGAATAGTATTAAAAGGAGAGTTAGTTTCAATCAGTTGAGTATAAGGTAAACTAGCATCCTCAAGCAACTGGTAAAAGTCATTATGCAATCCACCTAAAACTAGTTCCAAGCCGTTTAACCTTTTAATATCAGCTTGGAATTGACTTCCCTCATAGTATCGAAATCGCTTACAAAAGTAATGATTTTGGATAACAACATAATCAACCTGACTACCAAAATGCTGATATAAATCCTGAAGATAATCTTCAACACAGTCTTTACGGTGTGATATCGGGTGCAAGAAAGTAACACGATATCCTAGACAATTAAGATTTTCTATCAGTGAAACATCTCTATCAAAAAACTTGAATTCTCGGAGGTTTTGACCTGGCATATCAGTCAAAATCACTTCAATTTTCGGAAACATTTCTAAGTCGAGTAATAACCTATCAGAATCACCCCTAGAGAATCCCAAATGGTTTATCTCAAAGCGTTGTGTTTGATACATCGATAGCTTATTGCGATGCCCGTGGTAGAAAACACGCACATTGAGTTTATTTTTCAAGTACAACTCTAGCAATAGCCTAGAAGCTGTAGACTTACCTACACGAGCATCACCCGATGTAATCATAAAACGCTTTCTAAACATAATAAACTAAGCAAATTATTGAATTAACCCTGTTTTATCACTTTCGGAAAATAATAATCGAAGCGAAACTCTGAAACTTTGATTAAATCAAGCTTTGAGCCTTTATTTTCTAGCAGAAACTAAAAAGTATAGCCAAAAGCTGAAAAGTAAAGCTCCGAAAGGCTTTCAGGGATTGGTTTTTCCTAGATTGACAAAACAGGGTTAAGCAGCTATTTCTTGAGATTGTAAATTTGAATCTTGGTTTTTAGCTTTTTCTTTTTCTTCATTTTCTCTAAGCTCTTTAGACTTTTCAACAACTGCTGGATAGTAACAATCATCTGGTTGTATATCAAAGCCAAATAAATTAAATGCTGGCTTAATTTGCGCTTCAAACTCAGCAAGCCAAGATTTAATTCTCGACTTAATCACAATATTTGTTCCTTTATGAGTCTGACCTTCATTAAATGTCAGAGCATGGCGGTCAATAAAGTCGTAGGATTTGTAGAATAAATCTGGCATCACAAGTTCTACCAGACCTTCTGCAAGCATATTTTGACGCAGAAAAGCGTCATTATATCGCTCAAATTTTTCTTCTTCACCATGAAATAAGTTCTTGACAACAACATAATTTACTTGATCTTTACAAAGTTCGCGCAGTTTTTCTAGAACATTTATGGAATCAAGAACCCTACTAATCACTGAAACCATCGTAACTTGACAATTAATATCGGTCTTAAGCACTTCAAAAAATGAAAGCTCTTTGACATAACTTTCAAAGAAACCTCCAGATTGTGCTGGTAAGTCTAATAGTGTAATAGGACAATCACTCTCATCTAAATTAATTAATAAATCGTCAGCACCACCTCTATGGAAAATATCAATGTAACGGATTATCGGTCGGTAGTCTTTTTTGAAATATCTTTCTAACTGGGGATTTCTTAAGTCAGCTTCATAAGTAACACAGGGTAAATTTTTATTAATGTACAGTTGAAATAGCGCTCGTGCAAAGGTGCTTTTTCCCACACCACCTTTATCACCTGTAACAATTATTAGCCGCTTTTGAGATTTACTATTATTACTATTGGTTGTATTATCATCAGACATGACTTTTTTACCCTTACTGTTTCTATTTTGAGACATAACAATCCTCTACAAAGCAAATACACTTTGTTGATGTAAATCGAAATTTTTAAACCTTATTTTGAAGAAAAGAATTGATTTGTAATAGTTAAAAAACATTTAGTATAAGCAACCTTTAACGATAAGACTAGTTGATTATACAGGTTCTCAGCAAACCACATAAAATGGCTACATCCTTCTATGAATACTTCCAGAATAAATAATCAAAAGTATACTTATGCAAAAATGTCAATGCCTGCATCAATTCTAAAATGCTCATATCCTTGCCCTAAAAATTAGCTATATGATGGAGCCAATAAATACTCATTATTCAATGAAATCTAACTACTCTGTTTTACATAGATTGGTTTTATTATGTAACCTTTACCTCAAAAAGCCAATCAACAAAACTTAAATATTAACCAACATTTGTTGATATATAAATTAGTAATAAATTTTATTTAGTTTGCCTAAAGTATCATAAAATATAAAAATATATACAAAAACATAGAGAATTTATTCAGCTAAAATGTCCTCCAACAAACTTATAAAAATCACAAAAATTACCAGATGAAAGCGATGACTAGGGCAACCTAAGAGAAGGCTACTCAACAAAAAGATGAAGTTACAGATATGCGGGTTTAGAATCACCTTTTTGGTCTGGTGAAGACTTTGATGATGATTTCTAGTCAGTTTCAGTATCATCATCTAGCCAGTCATCATCTTCCACTAAGCCGCTATGGTCTAGCTCTGTGTGACTGACAATATTTCTAATATTTCTCATGCGTTTGGATGGATGCCCTCCTGATGCTTTATGCAACCCTCATAACTTTCTCAGAATTTATTTCTAGAGTTTGAATGATAGCGATCGCAGCACGATAACAGTGGAGGAGTAAGGGTTTGTGTCTGAGAGAAGCATCAAA
This window of the Nostoc sp. C052 genome carries:
- a CDS encoding chromosome partitioning protein ParA; this translates as MSDDNTTNSNNSKSQKRLIIVTGDKGGVGKSTFARALFQLYINKNLPCVTYEADLRNPQLERYFKKDYRPIIRYIDIFHRGGADDLLINLDESDCPITLLDLPAQSGGFFESYVKELSFFEVLKTDINCQVTMVSVISRVLDSINVLEKLRELCKDQVNYVVVKNLFHGEEEKFERYNDAFLRQNMLAEGLVELVMPDLFYKSYDFIDRHALTFNEGQTHKGTNIVIKSRIKSWLAEFEAQIKPAFNLFGFDIQPDDCYYPAVVEKSKELRENEEKEKAKNQDSNLQSQEIAA